The following proteins come from a genomic window of Mariniflexile sp. TRM1-10:
- a CDS encoding dienelactone hydrolase family protein, with protein sequence MKTTTSFKNIDIPVLNVQLKGRLRIADNQKGMVIFSHGSGSGRLSSRNNYVAEHLQVGGFSSLLFDLLTEKEDLIYENRFDIHLLSQRLAKATQWLLEYEELTDVPVGYFGASTGAASALYAAAQLEDKIRTIVSRGGRPDLAMPVLHKIKAPTLLIVGGDDDVVIQLNKKAYVELGGIKKIEIIEGASHLFGEPGKLEEVADLSTKWFNKYLKK encoded by the coding sequence ATGAAAACAACGACTTCTTTTAAAAATATAGATATTCCAGTACTTAATGTCCAATTAAAAGGAAGATTAAGGATTGCTGATAACCAAAAAGGAATGGTAATTTTTTCACACGGCAGTGGCAGTGGCAGATTAAGCAGTAGAAATAATTACGTAGCCGAACATCTTCAAGTTGGAGGATTCTCTTCTTTACTTTTCGATTTATTAACCGAAAAGGAGGATTTGATTTATGAAAATCGATTTGACATCCATTTACTTTCACAACGCTTGGCAAAGGCTACCCAATGGTTGCTGGAATATGAAGAATTAACAGATGTGCCCGTTGGATATTTTGGAGCCAGCACAGGCGCCGCTTCAGCTCTTTATGCAGCAGCACAATTGGAAGATAAAATTAGAACCATTGTTTCTCGAGGAGGTAGACCTGACTTAGCAATGCCTGTATTGCATAAAATAAAAGCGCCAACACTTTTAATTGTTGGAGGTGATGATGATGTGGTAATTCAGCTAAATAAAAAAGCATACGTTGAACTTGGAGGCATTAAAAAGATTGAAATTATCGAAGGTGCTTCTCATTTATTTGGAGAACCTGGAAAATTGGAAGAAGTCGCAGATCTGTCAACAAAATGGTTTAATAAGTACTTAAAAAAGTAA
- a CDS encoding SHOCT domain-containing protein — protein MDHYYGHFFGMHFIWWIIWIILVIWIFATPYDIPYQKTKRESPLDILKKRFAKGEITKEDYEDAKKTLKSED, from the coding sequence ATGGATCATTATTACGGACATTTCTTTGGAATGCATTTTATATGGTGGATTATATGGATCATTCTAGTAATCTGGATTTTTGCAACACCATACGACATTCCATACCAAAAAACAAAAAGGGAGAGCCCATTGGATATTTTAAAAAAGCGTTTTGCGAAAGGAGAAATCACTAAAGAGGATTATGAAGACGCCAAGAAAACCTTAAAATCTGAAGATTAA
- a CDS encoding cation-translocating P-type ATPase → MISVENFNIKGLSDSQVLQSRIKFGINRTNFKKENEFIKALKSLLKEPMVILLLVTATIYFITGNIGDGIFLSVAIVLVSTISLYQDSKSRIALEKLKDLTKPHSKVIRNGEVIDIKSEDIVIGDALIVEEGHSISADGAIIHSNDFSVNESLLTGESLAVYKDKDKADHFVYQGTSVASGLGIVTVTAIGEKTQLGKIGKSIESIEEEKTPIEIQIQNFVKKMVIAGVVVFIGVWLLNYFRTYDFLDSLLKSLTLAMSILPEEIPIAFTTFMALGTWRLLKMGIIVKQMKTVETLGSATTICVDKTGTITKNEMSLVKIYSLKSNTVSDADSSAFKADEKELIALAMWASEPIPFDAMEISLHKAYSKIVHEDERPRYKMVHEYPLGGTPPMMTHIFENESGKRIIAAKGAPEAIMKVSNLSENEKKQINQTIGNLASHGYRLLAVGASDFSGNDFPRNQQDFKFNFKGIVAFYDPPKPNIQSVFEAFDNAGIKVKIITGDNEDTALAIAKQIHFKNDDKRISGRELINLSDIELQSASTDNFLFTRMFPDAKLKIINALKAQKEIIAMTGDGINDAPALKSAHIGIAMGNRGTEIAKQAASIILLEDDLSKMLDAVAMGRKIYANLKKAIQYIISIHIPIILTVFIPLALGWVYPNIFSPVHVILLELIMGPTCSIIYENEPMEQNIMVQKPRPFTRTFFNFRELTTSIFQGLMITVGILLIYQYAVHSHYGESLTRTMVFLTLIVSNITLTLVNRSFYYSVITTLGYKNKLVPLIISITIVITALFIFVEPFIGFLKFERLSLTQTFLSIFTGFLFVIWYEILKWNERRQHIFEEKSIIKILN, encoded by the coding sequence ATGATTTCAGTAGAAAATTTCAATATCAAAGGGCTTTCAGATAGTCAAGTACTTCAATCAAGGATAAAATTTGGCATTAACCGCACAAATTTCAAGAAGGAAAATGAGTTTATAAAGGCTTTAAAAAGTTTATTGAAAGAACCCATGGTGATTTTGCTGTTGGTTACGGCCACTATCTATTTTATCACTGGCAATATAGGTGATGGCATTTTTCTATCGGTTGCCATTGTTTTAGTGTCCACAATCTCCTTGTATCAGGATTCCAAAAGTCGTATCGCATTAGAGAAATTAAAAGATCTTACCAAACCACATAGTAAAGTCATTAGGAATGGTGAAGTTATCGATATCAAAAGTGAAGATATTGTTATTGGAGATGCTTTGATTGTGGAAGAAGGCCATTCCATATCGGCAGATGGTGCCATCATCCATTCCAATGACTTTTCGGTCAACGAATCGCTTCTAACAGGTGAATCATTAGCAGTTTATAAGGATAAAGACAAAGCAGACCATTTTGTGTATCAAGGCACCTCTGTGGCTAGTGGATTGGGTATAGTCACTGTTACCGCAATAGGTGAAAAGACCCAATTAGGTAAAATAGGAAAGAGTATTGAAAGTATAGAAGAAGAAAAAACACCCATCGAAATTCAAATCCAGAATTTTGTTAAAAAGATGGTTATTGCTGGTGTGGTCGTTTTTATTGGAGTATGGCTTCTCAATTATTTTCGGACTTATGATTTTTTGGACAGTTTATTGAAATCCTTGACGTTGGCAATGAGCATTTTGCCGGAAGAAATTCCCATTGCTTTTACCACATTCATGGCTTTAGGCACTTGGAGATTATTAAAAATGGGCATCATTGTCAAACAGATGAAAACCGTTGAAACTCTCGGAAGTGCCACCACAATTTGCGTTGATAAAACAGGGACCATTACCAAAAATGAAATGAGTCTTGTTAAAATCTATTCCTTAAAATCGAACACAGTTTCCGATGCTGATTCGTCAGCATTTAAAGCGGATGAAAAAGAACTTATAGCACTCGCCATGTGGGCAAGTGAGCCTATACCATTTGATGCCATGGAAATTTCCTTGCACAAGGCCTATTCCAAAATAGTTCATGAAGATGAACGTCCAAGATATAAAATGGTTCATGAATACCCTTTGGGGGGAACGCCTCCCATGATGACCCATATTTTTGAGAACGAAAGCGGTAAGCGTATCATTGCGGCAAAAGGCGCCCCCGAAGCCATCATGAAAGTATCCAATCTTTCAGAAAATGAAAAGAAACAAATCAACCAAACCATTGGTAATTTAGCGTCCCATGGTTATCGTTTACTGGCAGTAGGGGCCTCTGATTTTTCCGGAAATGATTTCCCACGGAATCAACAAGATTTCAAATTTAACTTCAAAGGAATTGTTGCCTTCTATGATCCGCCCAAACCCAATATCCAATCAGTTTTTGAAGCTTTTGATAACGCTGGAATTAAAGTAAAAATAATCACTGGTGATAATGAGGATACTGCGCTTGCCATAGCAAAACAAATACATTTTAAAAATGATGACAAACGGATTTCAGGAAGAGAATTAATTAACTTGTCAGACATTGAATTGCAATCCGCATCCACAGATAATTTTTTGTTTACCAGAATGTTTCCAGACGCAAAATTAAAAATCATCAATGCTTTAAAAGCCCAAAAAGAAATTATAGCTATGACTGGTGATGGTATTAATGATGCCCCTGCTTTAAAATCAGCTCATATTGGTATTGCCATGGGTAATAGAGGCACGGAGATTGCAAAACAGGCAGCTTCCATTATTTTATTGGAAGATGATTTATCAAAAATGCTTGATGCCGTTGCTATGGGGCGCAAAATTTATGCAAATCTCAAAAAAGCGATTCAATACATTATCTCCATTCACATCCCCATTATCCTAACTGTTTTCATTCCTTTAGCATTAGGATGGGTGTATCCCAATATTTTTTCACCAGTACATGTTATTTTGTTGGAATTGATAATGGGACCCACATGTTCCATCATTTATGAAAATGAACCCATGGAACAGAACATAATGGTACAAAAACCACGTCCTTTTACACGTACTTTTTTCAATTTCAGGGAACTCACAACAAGTATTTTTCAAGGATTGATGATTACGGTCGGTATTTTACTTATATATCAATATGCAGTTCATAGCCACTACGGAGAATCATTGACCAGAACCATGGTTTTTTTAACACTTATTGTCTCAAATATCACACTCACATTGGTCAATCGTTCCTTCTATTATTCCGTTATTACCACGTTGGGTTATAAAAACAAATTAGTACCACTTATAATAAGCATCACAATTGTAATAACGGCATTATTTATTTTTGTTGAACCTTTTATTGGATTTTTAAAATTTGAAAGACTCTCCTTGACCCAAACGTTTTTGAGCATTTTTACAGGGTTTTTGTTCGTTATTTGGTATGAAATCCTAAAATGGAATGAAAGAAGGCAACATATATTTGAAGAGAAGTCTATCATTAAAATTTTGAATTAA
- a CDS encoding phosphoribosyltransferase, translated as MYQDRNEAGKLLAAKLEKYNKTDTIILAIPRGGIPLGFIISEKLNLPLEAVLSKKIGHPLHKEYAIGAVTLKSRILSDTAADISSFYIEEETIRIRNALNKRYNDYYGDRKPLQLKGKTLIIVDDGIATGNTMLSIIKMLHDEKPSKIVVAIPVAPGDTIKKLQASPYVDEVICPLVPDYFQSVGQFYQNFYQVDDTEVKQLLKKALKTSSS; from the coding sequence ATGTATCAGGATAGAAATGAAGCTGGCAAATTACTGGCTGCTAAATTGGAAAAATACAATAAAACGGATACTATTATATTGGCCATACCTAGAGGTGGAATCCCATTGGGGTTCATTATAAGTGAAAAATTAAACCTGCCTTTGGAAGCTGTTTTGTCTAAAAAAATCGGACACCCTTTACATAAGGAATATGCTATTGGGGCAGTAACCTTAAAAAGCCGTATTTTAAGTGATACCGCGGCAGACATATCGTCTTTCTATATCGAAGAAGAAACAATAAGAATCAGAAACGCACTTAATAAACGCTATAATGATTATTATGGAGATCGAAAACCATTGCAATTAAAAGGGAAGACTTTAATTATTGTAGATGATGGTATTGCAACTGGAAATACCATGTTATCCATTATTAAAATGCTTCATGATGAAAAGCCGAGCAAAATTGTAGTGGCTATTCCTGTGGCTCCAGGTGATACCATAAAAAAGTTACAGGCCTCACCTTATGTTGATGAAGTAATATGTCCTCTAGTTCCAGATTATTTTCAGTCAGTAGGGCAGTTTTATCAAAATTTTTATCAAGTTGATGATACAGAGGTGAAACAACTATTAAAAAAAGCACTTAAAACATCTTCAAGTTAA
- a CDS encoding Hsp20/alpha crystallin family protein, protein MTLVKFNNRNRLFPWNNGGLRNLLNYDPFINDDLLEDDSFMPAMNVKEHDNEFEIEFAAPGFSKKDFDVSIDGDMLHVSGEKKMEKEEKDDGYTRKEFSYNSFNRSLKLPANVNADKKVKASYNDGILKLNLLKKEESKTTAKKKIEIL, encoded by the coding sequence TGACACTAGTAAAATTTAACAACAGAAACAGATTATTCCCATGGAATAATGGCGGATTGAGAAATCTCTTAAATTATGACCCTTTTATTAACGACGATTTATTGGAAGATGACAGTTTCATGCCAGCAATGAACGTTAAGGAACACGATAACGAGTTTGAAATTGAATTTGCAGCCCCAGGATTTTCAAAAAAAGATTTTGATGTAAGCATTGATGGTGACATGCTTCATGTTAGTGGTGAAAAAAAGATGGAAAAAGAGGAAAAAGATGATGGCTACACTCGCAAAGAGTTTAGTTATAACTCTTTTAATAGATCCTTAAAATTACCTGCAAACGTTAATGCCGATAAAAAAGTGAAAGCTAGTTACAACGATGGTATCTTAAAATTAAATCTTCTTAAAAAAGAAGAATCCAAAACCACAGCTAAAAAGAAAATTGAAATTCTTTAA
- a CDS encoding BON domain-containing protein, translating into MKTDVEIRNDVLDELAWQPAIDETEIGVTVEKGVVTLTGTVDSYAKKIAAEKAAKSVKGVRAVAEDIEVKYGTEYKKSDKEIAKAAADALKWNYSVPDDKVQIKVDNGWIYLSGEVKWEYQKDAAKSAVENLLGVRGVSNSITLKQSIEPYQVKEKIKKALERSAEIEAQNINVIVDGHKVKLRGKVHSWTEKEEVRRAAYLAPGVYEVDNELEVTY; encoded by the coding sequence ATGAAAACAGATGTAGAAATTAGAAATGATGTACTCGATGAATTGGCATGGCAGCCAGCTATTGATGAAACTGAAATTGGTGTAACCGTAGAAAAAGGTGTTGTTACCCTAACTGGTACGGTAGACAGTTATGCAAAAAAAATAGCAGCGGAAAAAGCCGCTAAATCTGTAAAAGGAGTCCGAGCCGTTGCAGAAGATATTGAAGTAAAATACGGTACTGAGTACAAAAAATCGGATAAGGAAATCGCAAAAGCTGCTGCTGATGCCTTAAAATGGAATTATTCTGTGCCAGATGATAAAGTCCAGATTAAAGTAGACAATGGGTGGATTTATTTATCTGGAGAAGTAAAATGGGAGTACCAAAAAGATGCTGCTAAAAGCGCCGTTGAGAATCTTCTTGGCGTCAGGGGGGTTAGTAATTCCATTACCTTAAAACAAAGTATTGAACCTTACCAAGTTAAAGAGAAAATCAAAAAAGCATTGGAGCGTTCTGCCGAAATTGAAGCACAAAACATTAATGTTATTGTGGATGGTCATAAGGTGAAATTACGTGGAAAAGTGCATTCATGGACAGAAAAAGAAGAAGTCCGTAGAGCTGCATATCTAGCACCGGGTGTTTACGAAGTAGACAATGAACTTGAAGTTACTTATTAG
- a CDS encoding PAS domain-containing protein, translating into MKVSLERKNLYGYIINSIVVIALGIIYWKQMDFTTNRLWHWVSLALVILTLGMLTTVFFILKAQLKAKRQSEEELLKNQKLLQSIINNTTNAISVKKINGEYILVNEKYQSILESSEKSLIGRTNHDILPKETADRYFNADLDAVKAGKEIQIEEVFEQSDGPHTYLSVKFPLFDASNRMYAIGTISTDITQRKAIMESQKAADTFFNMSIDSLVIASKDRFLKINPSLSKLLGYSNEELLNKPFATYIVPEDITITEQAIEKLEKGTDLINFKNRWICKDGTIKWLSWHATADTSTGMLYAIVRDITENLKLKEEDEKMMNELYESQQKLNMILENISDGVLVANTSKQVLLANDVANELFGIEDDSKISVDFSNHFKVLYPNGEKIFPVQNLPAELALAGEITDDIDVLLQNKKTNEMRRVLLSGRPILDNENHIAAVVVTIKDISRYKKLEEELERKDQASRPLIGFKTSRTKKKK; encoded by the coding sequence ATGAAAGTCTCATTGGAAAGAAAAAATCTGTACGGCTATATCATAAATAGTATTGTGGTTATAGCACTTGGTATTATCTACTGGAAACAGATGGACTTTACTACCAATAGATTGTGGCATTGGGTGTCATTAGCATTAGTAATTCTCACCTTGGGAATGTTAACCACCGTTTTTTTTATTCTAAAAGCACAGCTCAAAGCAAAAAGACAATCTGAAGAAGAACTTCTTAAAAACCAAAAATTATTACAATCAATAATTAACAATACGACCAACGCTATTTCGGTAAAAAAAATAAATGGCGAATATATATTGGTAAATGAGAAGTATCAATCGATTTTAGAATCTTCAGAGAAAAGTTTAATAGGTAGAACAAACCATGATATCCTTCCAAAAGAAACTGCAGACAGATATTTTAATGCCGATTTAGATGCTGTAAAAGCAGGAAAAGAAATTCAAATAGAAGAAGTTTTTGAGCAATCTGATGGCCCACACACCTATTTGTCTGTAAAGTTCCCTTTGTTTGATGCCTCAAACAGAATGTATGCTATTGGAACTATTTCCACAGACATCACCCAAAGAAAGGCTATTATGGAATCCCAAAAGGCTGCAGATACTTTTTTTAATATGTCCATCGATAGTTTGGTCATAGCTTCCAAAGACAGATTCTTAAAAATAAATCCATCATTAAGTAAGCTTTTAGGATATAGCAATGAGGAGCTTTTAAATAAACCGTTTGCTACTTATATTGTCCCTGAGGACATAACAATAACTGAGCAGGCCATTGAAAAACTAGAAAAAGGAACAGATCTAATAAATTTCAAAAACCGGTGGATATGTAAAGATGGTACCATTAAATGGTTATCCTGGCATGCTACCGCAGATACCAGTACAGGAATGCTATATGCAATTGTTAGAGACATTACTGAGAATTTAAAACTCAAAGAAGAAGATGAAAAAATGATGAATGAGTTATATGAAAGTCAGCAAAAACTGAATATGATCCTAGAGAATATCAGTGATGGTGTACTAGTCGCAAATACCAGCAAACAGGTTCTATTGGCCAACGATGTAGCGAATGAGCTTTTTGGCATAGAAGACGACTCCAAGATTTCCGTCGATTTTTCTAATCATTTTAAAGTGCTTTATCCAAATGGAGAGAAAATATTTCCAGTTCAAAACCTTCCTGCTGAACTTGCTTTGGCTGGTGAGATCACCGATGATATAGATGTATTACTACAAAATAAAAAAACCAATGAAATGCGGAGGGTTTTGTTAAGCGGAAGGCCTATACTTGATAATGAAAATCACATAGCCGCGGTAGTTGTTACCATTAAGGATATAAGCAGATATAAAAAGTTGGAAGAAGAATTGGAAAGAAAAGACCAAGCATCAAGACCCTTGATTGGTTTTAAAACATCACGAACTAAAAAAAAGAAATAA
- a CDS encoding 1-phosphofructokinase family hexose kinase: MNIITLTIHPALDKSAKVDSLVPTQKLKCHSIVYQPGGGGINVSRMLNRLDEKVHCIFTSGGDTGKYLHELLLKEGITPESIAIKSWTRENLSIVDTKSNLQYRFGMPSNGLQDVELTEIKSTLDKCLKNNDILVLSGSLPENVATDFYATLIKQVSPKNIKIVIDTSGPALTEALKEPIFLVKPNQRELAQLADKEFLSSTEQEAFALDVVKSGKAQYVAVSLGARGAFMASKEGVVYQSTPSVSVKSTIGAGDSMVAGLIYGIKNVFSVQDILKWGVACGVATTMNEGTNLASKSHIDDVLKMMK, translated from the coding sequence ATGAATATTATAACCCTTACCATACATCCCGCTTTGGATAAAAGTGCCAAAGTAGATAGTCTTGTACCTACCCAGAAACTCAAATGCCACTCCATAGTATATCAACCTGGGGGTGGTGGCATTAACGTCTCTAGAATGCTCAATAGGCTTGATGAAAAAGTACATTGTATATTTACTTCTGGCGGCGATACAGGTAAATATCTTCACGAATTACTTTTAAAAGAAGGCATTACGCCAGAAAGTATTGCGATAAAATCATGGACGAGGGAAAACCTATCCATAGTGGATACAAAGAGTAATTTACAATATCGTTTTGGGATGCCGAGTAACGGATTGCAAGATGTGGAACTCACTGAAATAAAATCGACACTGGATAAATGCCTTAAAAATAATGACATCCTTGTATTAAGTGGAAGCCTACCTGAAAACGTAGCAACAGATTTTTATGCGACATTAATTAAACAAGTGTCTCCGAAAAACATAAAAATTGTTATTGACACTTCTGGACCAGCACTCACAGAGGCTCTTAAAGAGCCGATATTTTTAGTAAAACCAAATCAAAGAGAATTGGCACAATTGGCAGACAAGGAATTTTTATCAAGCACCGAACAAGAGGCCTTTGCTTTAGATGTGGTAAAATCCGGTAAAGCTCAATATGTCGCCGTTTCTTTAGGTGCAAGAGGCGCCTTTATGGCATCCAAAGAGGGTGTTGTTTACCAGTCCACACCTTCCGTATCAGTAAAAAGTACTATCGGCGCAGGTGATAGTATGGTAGCAGGATTGATCTATGGGATTAAAAATGTTTTTTCGGTACAGGACATTTTAAAATGGGGCGTTGCATGTGGAGTCGCCACAACCATGAATGAAGGCACCAATCTTGCCAGTAAATCACATATCGACGATGTTTTGAAAATGATGAAGTAG